CTCTCATGTCCTTCGCCTCACGTGATGTCGTCGACATCCGATCCCTCTACTTCTTCGGCGCCGAACCCGTCCGATTCCACGGACAAGGATGATGCTTCTGGGGCACCGGCGGATCCGACGGAATCCTCCGCGGGGGAAACCGCGAGGTCCGACGGTCAGGACGAGTCCATCAGGACCCGACCCTCACGACCGCTGATCCCTGATCCGATTCATCCGGCTGACGGTTCGGTGATTGACGAACGCTCGGTAACGCTCGAGTGGGAGCACGTCCCACAGGCGGAGTCGTACGAACTTCAGATCGCTACGGACCGACGCTTTGAGACCACGATTTTCGATGGTCGCGTCGGGTCCCGGTCGCGATTTACCTACAGTGGACTTCCGCCGCAGGAAGGCGTGTCGCTCTTCTGGCGCGTCCGTGCCTTTCGTTCCGACGACGGATGGACGGAGTACGGTACCGTCGGGACGTTCGAACTCGCGGACTGGCATCCCGACCAACCCGACATTCCGGAGGATGACCGTGTGGCAAGTCGAGACTCAGGAAAGGCGACATCTTGGCGGTCGCGGGCCGCAGTTGTGGCTACGATCGGTTCCGCGATCGCGGTTGGACTGTTTGTCCTGTACGTGGACTGGGGACCGGAGACCGAGACGACGCGGCAGACAACGCTTCCGGGAGATACGATCGACATGAGACCACAACAACCCATTCCCAACGAAGACGGCGAAACGTACCGGATTTCAATTGACGAAGCCATGAAGCAGTACGTCGAGCAATCGGGAGGGACGTGGCAGGACGACACCTCTGAAGCACGTCAGAATGGTCCTCAAACGCCCTAAAGCCCGCTTTTTGTCGTCATAATATGACCTGCAGAACGAGCGATGACCATCCGGTGTCATCGCTCGTTCTATTTTCAGTGCCGAATGTACATGACGGCTGGCGTGTCGCTCGACGGGCTATGGAAAATCGTCCCGAACCCTGATGGTGGTTGACTATTTGTTTCTTTCTCGCCGAAACCACTGGATAAGAGCACCCGTGGCAATACCGAGGGCGAGGAGCAAAAGGTACCAGACCGTACTACCTACGAAGGATTCCATGGATTTAGGGGAGAGGGGGAAAGGACGCTGTCTCTGTCGCACGAAAAGCACGGACCGTGAGATCCGCAGTTCATTGCACGGTTCGTCACCTCTTCGTAGATTCTGAAATGGACACAGCAGCCTTTTGCCGGTAAAACGGTATTCGAGGTTTAGTGCAAAGCGGTCAGTTTGTCGGAGATGCTCCGCGCGAAATCTCCATGGAGCCGTCGAACGAGTCTTGTAGCAGGTTCGAGAGTAGAATCATTCTGTGAAGGCTACCTGACGAGCAAAGGAGCTTCACGAGGCGAAACCCGCGCGAAGTCCGCGGTCCGAGAAGGTCCGCGACACAGCATTTCAACGTGCCTAGCGTGTGCGACCCGTTACGTCTGTCCGTCTCACTGATCCGACATCTCTTTTGAATACGTGCACCGCCATCATGAGAGCCACTCTGTCGCCTCCATCTCGGTGGGCGTGGATGGCGTGTGTCGTGTGTACACTTTTTGCGTACATCGTTTCGTCTCCGGCCCGTGCGCAGTCACAGGCAGACGACCGCGGATCGTTGGATCAGTGGGTGCCTCCTGCGGCTCCGGTCGTCACTCCCTCACCGGACACGACGGCAGGAACGGTTCTCGAAGAAGAGGATCTGCCGGATGTGCAAACGGACGCTGCTGAGAGTCCCGTTTTCGTCGAAAGCGGGGATAGCACACGTGCCGCCCGCTGGCGAGCCCTGCGCGAGAAGAAAGCGCGCACGATGGAGCCGCCGAAGCCGTCACTTGCTGCGCGCGTCATCTCGTTCTTCGAGCGGAATCGGAGCCTGGTTTTGTCGGATCGGCTCGTTCTCGACATTCCAAACACAGAGCTTTTCGGTATCCAGCCGGTGCTCGGTGGGCTCCAGGGGGAGGCCGGACTCACGGCGGGACTGTACTATCCGTTGCCGGTGCTCAACGGACCCGGTAGACATTCGCACGTCCAGGTCCTGGGAAGCCTTCGCCGGTACTGGGGAACCGAACTCATCGGCGGACTGGAGCATGGTCCATGGATCGGTTACGGATTTGCGCGCTACAGCCATCGGGCGTCGGAGAGTTTTTATGGCATCGGACCGAATACCGAAGTCGAGAATCGTTCGCTATACCAGTACGATCAGGGAATTGTAGGCGGTCTGGCTGGATATTCGATCGGCGATCGTATGCTCGTGGGTGGACATCTGTCGTATAGTGTGGACCAGGTCGGGCCTGGGCTTGACGACAGTGCTCCGGATGTCTCAACCGCGTTTTGGGAGGCTCCCCCGCCAGGCGTACGCATGGCGACCGATTACGGCATCGGAGGCATCTTCGCCGAATATGATTCGCGCAACGCGTCGTTCAACCGGACCTACGGCCGCCGATTTGCGCCGACAGAGGCGCGACTTCGAGGCATTTCACTCGACGCAACCGACGGATATTACATGTCGGCCAGCCTCACGCACCATCAGGATCTCTCGATGCGCGAGTACTCGTACTCTCGGCTGACGCTCGACGCTCAGCAGTACTTCACGCTGGAGCACGGTATGCAGCGCGGGCTCGCATTCCGACAGTTTCTATCGATCACGGAGAGTCCGAACGGACAGACGATTCCGTTTTACAGGATGCAGTCGATTGGCGGATCGACGTCCCTCCGTGGATTTACCGGCGGGCGGTTTCGCGATCGGAATGTGATGTTGTCCACGGCAGAGGTGCGCTGCCGCATCTGGCATCGGCTTGACATGGCACTCTTCACCGATGTCGGCCAGGTGTTTTCCCGAACGGAGGAGATCCGTCTGCAAGATATGAAAGTAGGATATGGGGTCGGTTTTCGGTTTCGATCATCTCAGGGAGTGGTCGCACGTTTTGAAATTGCCAGAAGTGTCGAAGGCTTCTCGACATACCTAAAATTTGGTTCGATCCTGTAGTCCTAACGCATGTTACCGCCGATTCGTGCTATCCGGGTGGCGACCGATCGCTGTTCATCTCTCCCCGACCGAATGCTGCGCCCGTCTGTGATGGGATTTTCTCGCGGCGGCCCTCGTTTCGGGTCGCTGATCGTTTTGTTTTTCCTGCTCTGGGCTTGTCTGTTGCTGGTACCCCGATCGGCGGTTGCGCAGCGCTTTCTTCCGGACGACCCAATCAGCGAGGATCCGGATCGGCTCGACATGCCCGTACCCGTGGCAAGGAGTGCGTCGGACTACGTTCGTTTTCTATCGAACACGTTCGTCGAGGCGCGAGGAGAGGAGGGGCCTGCTATCAACGTGAATACGCTAAATCAGGTGCCGAACTCGTCGTGGTATAAAGATCGCCACTTCGCGTCGGGCATGTCTCTCGATAAGTTGCGGCGAGGGGCCGGTGTCGGCCGAGGACCTCAACCGGATTCGTCCTGGGTCGTTGAGTCGATCGAAGCTGTTCGCCCGGTCGCCCGGCTCATGATTCGTGACGCCGACGGCGAGCGGTACGAGCTTCGACTCGATTCGCCGGACCATCCGGTTCTTGCCACCGCCGCGGGGGCTGTTGCCAATCGAGCCTACTACGCGCTTGGCTACTTCGTCCCCGAGTTGACCATCGTCCGGTTTGCCCCGGGGAAACTCGTTACGGCCGAAGGAGGAGACGTTCGGAAAGCGGACATCTGGGAGGCCCTCAACAACGCCCCCACGCTCACCGGTGGGGTATACCGTGCCGCAGCGCTACGTATCCCGGAGCCGGTCGTCGAGCGGGTCGGGCCGTTTCTTTTTCACTCAACACGCCCGGATGATGGCAACGATATTTTCCCCCACGAGCGCCGACGGGAACTGCGGGGTCTGTTCGTGGCAGCTGCGTGGTTAAATCATACCGGCATCCGCGCAACACGTACCCTTGATGTCGGGGTCAAGCACGACGGCCATACGTTCGTCCGACACTACGTATACAACACGTTCGAGGCACTGGGTAGTGCTCAGGTTGGACCGAAAGAGGCGTGGATGGGTCGCGAGCACCTCGTGGAAATCAGCCCCGTGCTCGTGCGAATGGGGACGCTTGGTCTGAGCGGGGGCGACTGGGTGAATACTCGCTACCCGGACGTAAATCACGTCGGCCGTTTCGGGGCAACGAACTTCGACCCGGAGAGGTGGAGACCCGAGCATCCAAACCCAGCCTTCGCCCAGCGCGACTCGGCAGATACGTTCTGGATGGCACGAAAAATTGCCCACTTTACCGACCGCGAAATTCGAGCGATGGTCGAAGCGGCCGAGTATCCCGATTCATCGTCCGTCGATTATGTGACAACGACCCTCGCCCGCCGCCGCGATTCCATCGCAGCCACCTATTTGGGGTATGGCGGCGGGCTCGACGGCTTTCGCGTGAGCGGGGATCGTCTGATTTTCGAGGATCTGCTGAATCGATACGTGGACCGTAGCGTGTCTAACCTCCGATTCGTTCAGTGGCACCGGTTTTCGAACGAGCAGAACCGGGTGACGGACGAACTGGGCCGGACATCCGTTTCCGACACAAGCATCGATCTCCCAGAAGGACACGCTCCGTTTTACCGCGTTCGGATCATGACGCCATCATACGGGGCGACGGATGTTTATCTGCGCGAGGTCACGCCGAGCTCTAATGCCGTCGATTACGAAGTGGTCGGAGTCGAGCGTCATGGTCGCGACCCCGACGCCTCGTAAGATCAACGAAACGGATCCGATCATCACGTAGAGACCCGGCTGTTCCGTTCGCACAGCTGCAGACCCAGAATGCGATCGGACGAGGTTATGACGTCACATCAATGCCCGTCACTTCGGGGAGCGATTTACCGTTTTCCCAGACCCGGAAGCGGTCCAGCTCTTCCCGAACCGAGCGGACGACGGTTGCAATGACGGCAGCGTCGTCCATCAAGCCGACGGGACCGAGGAAGTCCGGGACGAGGTCAACGGGCATGACGAAGTAGATGACGGCTCCGACGACCATCATGATCGCCGACCAGGGGACGTGGCGATACGTCGAGTTGGCCCAGGCCAGCAGAAGGCGGAGCATCGCGTGAAGGTCATCGAGAACCGCGCGTAGCGCCGGTGCGTCGTCGATGAGACGATCGTATGCATCTCGGACCAACATCAGCACGCGGAAGCGGCGTTCAAGCACGGTCCGAGCAGATGACGTGATCGTGTCGATGATTTGTTTACCGTTGAGGGCCGGTGGTGAAGACGGGGCGAGGGTCCCGCCGTCGCGATGATTGTCGGGTGCGGCAGGAAGAGGGGAGAGGTGCGAAGACATGAAACTGTTGAAACCAAGAGGGCAGTCGTATTCAAAGCCTACGACCCGGATCGGGCGAAGTCAATGAGACGCAGCGCAAATTTCCAGCCGAACGCGGTCGAGCACGTTTTTTCCAGGATGTGTGCTTCCCGTGAGATCATAGGGGCAGTGGATCGGTCTGCATACGTGGAAGTAAGTAGCCTCGAATGAAAGATTATGCTGGAGAAGCTCACACCGTGAAGACAACGATCACCGCATCGACGGACGAAGCCGCTCAGTACATTCGGGACGGACACCTCACCGTTTTCCCGACCGAAACCGTCTATGGTCTTGGTGCGGACGCCCTGAATGCGGACGCGGTGAAGGAAATCTTTCGTGCGAAAAGTCGCCCGTCCGATAACCCGCTGATTGTACACGTCGCCGATCGGGAGGGAGTCGAAGCCGTTGCTCGCTCCATCACGCCGGCCGCGGACGCTTTGCTCGAGGCGTTTGCCCCCGGCCCGATCACGCTCGTGCTTCCGGTCGCAGAGCGCGTGCCGAGAGACGTGACCGCTGGGTTGGATACGGTGGGCGTCCGCATTCCGTCGCTTCCCCTCGCACAGGAGTTTCTGCAGGCGTGTGACACCCCGGTCGCAGCGCCGTCAGCGAACCGGTCGGGTCGCCCGAGCCCAACGACATGGCGCGCCGCCTACGAAGATCTCGTGGGACGCGTGCCCTGTATTCTGCGAGGTGGCCGAACGGATGCCGGGATCGAGTCGACCGTTGTCGATGTCACGTCGGATGTCCCGACCGTGCTACGCCCGGGCGCCGTCTCGCTTGAGCGTCTTCGCGAGGTCGTTCCGAACATCGAGATGGTTGCGGATGACAGTGATGTCCCGAAAAGCCCGGGGACGAAGCATCGGCATTATGCGCCGGACGCCAAGGTGATTATCGTGGATGACCCGGGAGAAGCGGATGCGGGCGCCGTCCACGGATACATTGGCGTCGACAAGCCGGCCGTACCGGCAGCGTTCGCGAAGGTCTACGTCGCGCCCTCCGTCGAGGCGTATGGGCGGGAGTTGTTCCACTTTCTCAGAGAATGCGATGGGCTCGGATGCCGGGCCGTGTTCGCGCAGAGCGTGCCTGAGAATGGTCTCGGACGTGCCGTGATGGATCGATTGCGCAGAGCGGCGTCGAGGTAGTCTCGCATGGATCGTCGGACGCTCACTGCCCTCCGACGAGGCGACAGAATGTCTTCGCCTTAACCACGCGTTGCGCGGATGAGCCAGCGGCCAATGAATGGAGCCAGCCGGAGCGTTCCGACCGTTGCCGCTGCAAGCGATGGTCGCATGGCGGCAGCATGGGCGAGTCGCCCGACCCGCATCCGGAGGCTGAACATGTCCGACCAGGCCTGGCTGTAGGCTTCTCGAAACGACTCTGCTGAGCGGGTCCCTCGCAAGTATTCGTCCACGAAGGGTGTTGCCAGCTCCGCCGAGGTCAACGCCATCGCCATGCCATCGCCGCAGAGCGGCGCGATCATGCCTGCGGTATCGCCGATCATGCAGACATCGTTGGTGAATGGGGATTTGGGTTCCAGGGAGACCTGGCTGACAGCATAAAACGTGTCGGTCACGCGCTCGGCGGACGCGAGACGATCATCGAGGTGGGGATTCCGGCGGAGGGAGGCATTAAGCATCGCCTCGGGGGATCCACCCGCGTCTTGCAGCGACTGCGTATTGCCGATCCAGCAGACGTTGACGCGGTCATCCTCGACATGGGAGATGCCACAGTAGCCACCGGGGAACGTGTGGATCTCGATGGTCCGTGGAACCGACGGGCCGCGATAATGCGCCTTAAAGGCCACGAGGTCGGACGGTTTGTCGAGAAAGGGACGCTCGAGCTTGCGGTCCAGCGTTGAGCGCTTGCCGAACGCCCCGAGCACGACACGCGCCGTGCGCTCGCCCGTCGAGGAGGCCACGGTGAATCCGTCAGACAGCGATCCGGAGATGTCGGTGACGCGCGTGCCGTCGATCGTGTCGGCTCCGGCCGTAGCGGCTCGCTCAAAGAGCATCTCGTCGAGAGCATATCGGCTCAGGCCGAGCGCTATGCCCGGGAGGTCGGACCGAAACGTGGATCCGCGCGGAGAGGTGAGGCAGGCCCGGTCAATCTCGTGGGCTCCAGCGTCTTGGACACGATCGAGTACGCCGAGCGAACGAAAGGCCTCCTGCACTTCCGGCGACAGGAATTCGCCGCAGAGCTTGTGGCGGGGGAAGGATCCTTTTTCGAGAACAGCAACCCGATGACCGGCCTCGGCAAGGTGCGTGGCGGCCGCGCATCCGGCGAGACCACCGCCGACCACAATTACATCGTATTCCATAGAGAAGTACCTTCACCGTTCAACGAGAACCTGAGTCACCTGACAGGCATCACTACCGTTAGTACACGGGCTTCGTTCGTGGGTGAGAGCTGCTGATGGGCAAACGTCTCCAGATTGTCAAGTCCGCCTCAGGTGAGGAGGTCGGGCATTTCCACGTCAAGCGGGATGATCGACGGGTTCTGTAGATAGCCGGGGAGTTCGTGGGCGAGCATGGGCGCTGTGAGAAGTCCTTTCGACCCAAGCGCGGTGAACGTCCAGATGCGCCTGCGCCCGGGAAGGGGACCGACGATCGGAAGATTCGAGTTGGCGTGCTTGACCCGAACGCCTGTGGTCACCCCGAGGATTTCAGCCTCCTGTAGGCCGGGCAGCATATGCGATGTTTTCTTCAGGATGTACGCCGTCTCATCCGGGTCAGGATCGAGGGAGTCGAAATTGTGGGTGTAGCTGCTTCCGAGGATGAGGGTCCCGTCATCGTTCGGCACGATATAGCCGCGCCCGGAAAGGGGAAGCAGCGGTCCGTCGCCGCTCTCGGGCGGGCGGCGGACGTGCACGGTCTGACCCTTGATGCCGGTGAGGGCCAGGTTCGTGAGTTCCGGCACATTCACGTATCCCTGACCGAGGCAGAGAAGGAGGTAGGCGCCCTCATATTCTTTGATCACGTGCTCGTCCGAGTCAGCCTGCTCCACCTCGAGGAGGACATGGTCCTGCTGCTCGGACCAGTAGAGCGCACGAGACGACGTATGAAGCTTGACGCCGTGCTTCTTGCCGGCATCGAGAATCGCTCGAACCAGTGCGGCCACATCGACGGCGCCGCCCCGGCGGATGAAGAGCCCGCCGCCGCAGGTCCGGATGTCCGGCGCCTTCTCGCGGACGGCGTCTTCGGAAAGCCACTCGGCGAGATCTGGGTGAGCTGCGGCGGCGTTCTGAAACGAGTCGACCTGCTCCGGCTCTACGGTCGGGCGAAGGACGCCGTTGCCCTCGAGCAGATG
This DNA window, taken from Longibacter salinarum, encodes the following:
- a CDS encoding BamA/TamA family outer membrane protein; translated protein: MRATLSPPSRWAWMACVVCTLFAYIVSSPARAQSQADDRGSLDQWVPPAAPVVTPSPDTTAGTVLEEEDLPDVQTDAAESPVFVESGDSTRAARWRALREKKARTMEPPKPSLAARVISFFERNRSLVLSDRLVLDIPNTELFGIQPVLGGLQGEAGLTAGLYYPLPVLNGPGRHSHVQVLGSLRRYWGTELIGGLEHGPWIGYGFARYSHRASESFYGIGPNTEVENRSLYQYDQGIVGGLAGYSIGDRMLVGGHLSYSVDQVGPGLDDSAPDVSTAFWEAPPPGVRMATDYGIGGIFAEYDSRNASFNRTYGRRFAPTEARLRGISLDATDGYYMSASLTHHQDLSMREYSYSRLTLDAQQYFTLEHGMQRGLAFRQFLSITESPNGQTIPFYRMQSIGGSTSLRGFTGGRFRDRNVMLSTAEVRCRIWHRLDMALFTDVGQVFSRTEEIRLQDMKVGYGVGFRFRSSQGVVARFEIARSVEGFSTYLKFGSIL
- a CDS encoding NAD(P)/FAD-dependent oxidoreductase; its protein translation is MEYDVIVVGGGLAGCAAATHLAEAGHRVAVLEKGSFPRHKLCGEFLSPEVQEAFRSLGVLDRVQDAGAHEIDRACLTSPRGSTFRSDLPGIALGLSRYALDEMLFERAATAGADTIDGTRVTDISGSLSDGFTVASSTGERTARVVLGAFGKRSTLDRKLERPFLDKPSDLVAFKAHYRGPSVPRTIEIHTFPGGYCGISHVEDDRVNVCWIGNTQSLQDAGGSPEAMLNASLRRNPHLDDRLASAERVTDTFYAVSQVSLEPKSPFTNDVCMIGDTAGMIAPLCGDGMAMALTSAELATPFVDEYLRGTRSAESFREAYSQAWSDMFSLRMRVGRLAHAAAMRPSLAAATVGTLRLAPFIGRWLIRATRG
- a CDS encoding L-threonylcarbamoyladenylate synthase, with amino-acid sequence MKDYAGEAHTVKTTITASTDEAAQYIRDGHLTVFPTETVYGLGADALNADAVKEIFRAKSRPSDNPLIVHVADREGVEAVARSITPAADALLEAFAPGPITLVLPVAERVPRDVTAGLDTVGVRIPSLPLAQEFLQACDTPVAAPSANRSGRPSPTTWRAAYEDLVGRVPCILRGGRTDAGIESTVVDVTSDVPTVLRPGAVSLERLREVVPNIEMVADDSDVPKSPGTKHRHYAPDAKVIIVDDPGEADAGAVHGYIGVDKPAVPAAFAKVYVAPSVEAYGRELFHFLRECDGLGCRAVFAQSVPENGLGRAVMDRLRRAASR
- a CDS encoding NAD(P)/FAD-dependent oxidoreductase, which translates into the protein MARPILIAGAGIAGACAAFELARHHDGPVHVFEADQPAAGASGAAAGLVNPLMGRRARPVWRLPQALDAVDRILQDAGCEHLLEGNGVLRPTVEPEQVDSFQNAAAAHPDLAEWLSEDAVREKAPDIRTCGGGLFIRRGGAVDVAALVRAILDAGKKHGVKLHTSSRALYWSEQQDHVLLEVEQADSDEHVIKEYEGAYLLLCLGQGYVNVPELTNLALTGIKGQTVHVRRPPESGDGPLLPLSGRGYIVPNDDGTLILGSSYTHNFDSLDPDPDETAYILKKTSHMLPGLQEAEILGVTTGVRVKHANSNLPIVGPLPGRRRIWTFTALGSKGLLTAPMLAHELPGYLQNPSIIPLDVEMPDLLT
- a CDS encoding YkvA family protein, translated to MSSHLSPLPAAPDNHRDGGTLAPSSPPALNGKQIIDTITSSARTVLERRFRVLMLVRDAYDRLIDDAPALRAVLDDLHAMLRLLLAWANSTYRHVPWSAIMMVVGAVIYFVMPVDLVPDFLGPVGLMDDAAVIATVVRSVREELDRFRVWENGKSLPEVTGIDVTS